DNA sequence from the Candidatus Eisenbacteria bacterium genome:
GGCGGTCGCCAGAGCACGAGATCTCCATCACGACGGCGGCGTCGATCGCGAAGGAGGCGGATCCCACGAGGATCGACGTCGTGCCCATCTACATCTCCCGCGAGGGGCGATGGCTCAGGCTGGCCGGCAGTGGGCCGCTCGCCCTTCTCGCGGGGCGTCTTGCGACCGAGCAGGACATCGCCGACCTGAAGCGGCAGGAAGTGATCCTGAGCGGCGCCGACCGGGCCTCTCTGGTGTCGGTCGAGGATCGACGGGCGGATCCGGAGCGGATCGATGCGCTCTTCCCGGCCCTGCACGGGCAGGGTGGAGAGGATGGGAGCGTGCAGGGCCTCGCCCGCCTCGCCGATCTGCCATGCGTGGGGGCGGGGATCCTGGGCAGCGCTCTCGGGATGGACAAGGTTTCGATGAAGCGGATCGCGGCGTCGGAAGGGATTCCGGTTCCTTCGTTCGTGGGATTCACGCGCGAGGAATGGGCAGGCAAGTCAGCCGCGATCCGCGATGCCATATGGGGCAAGCTCCAGCCCCCGGTCTTCGTGAAGCCCTCCGGGGCAGGCTCGTCGGTGGGAATAACGAAGGTCGGGCGGCCGTCGGATCTCGACGATGCGGTGCGCGAAGCCGGCCGCTATGACTATCGCCTGATCGTCGAGCAGGGAATCGACGGGCGCGAGATGGAAGTGGGTCTTCTCGGGAACGACGAGCCCGAGGCATCGGTCGTGGGGGAGATCATCCCCTCGCGGGAGTTCTACGACTACCGCGACAAGTACTACGAGGAGGCGAGCCGCGTCGTCATCCCCGCCGACATTCCGCGCGAGATCGCCGACCGGATCCGCGGCCACGCGATCGCAGCGTTCCGTGCGCTCGATCTGTCGGGGATGGCCCGCGCCGACTTCCTGCTCGAGCGGGAAACGGGAGCGATCTACTTCAACGAGGTGAACACGATTCCCGGCTTCACGCCGATCAGCATGTACCCGATGCTGTGGCGCGCATCCGGCGTCACTTATCGCGACCTGATCACGCGTCTCGTGGAGCTAGCCGTCGGGCGACACCGGAGCACGCGCGTGGAGGCGAAACCGCCTCCTCCGCGGTGAGGTTGGGACGGCTCCTAACGCAATCTCCTCCAGCCCAACTTCGCCAGTTCGAGGGGTCGTTTTGAGGTTTTGCAACGACTTACGGGCTCAAGTTGGCACTACATTCTGCTGAGTGTCGGCGGGATCTTCAGTCGCTCCGGCAATCTCAAACCCAGGCGGTCCAGCAGGACCGCCTGAGCTTTCTCGGGTCGCACGACGCAGCGGATGCGCAGCTCGCGCCCGGAGGAGTCAGCGAGGGGGACGACGACGTCTGTGCTTTGGATACGAGCGAGTTCATCGAGAATCGTGCGAGGGCTTTACCGAGCCCGGCGCGGCACTGCCATTGCTCCAGTGTCTTCCAGAGCACATAGGCGAGGAAGCAGACGAGGATGTGTGCCTGCACGCGCTCGGGCTTCTGGTGCCAGATGGGACGAAGCGAGAGATCGCTCTTGTGGATACGGAAAGCAGCCTCGGCGTCGGTCAGCTGGATGTAGGTCGACCAGAGCGTCTCGGGAGTCCAGTCACTGATATTGGTGCGCAGGATGTAGCAGCCCTCGCTGGAGCGAGCCCATTCCTCCCACTCGGCGTGCACGGTCCAGGCAAGTCGAAGCTTGGAAGAGCGCGAAGAATCTTTGAGCAAACGGATCTGGTTGCGGCCGGCGGCTCGGGAGTTTCTCTCCAACAACCGGCCGATCTGGCGTCCGATCATCTCCCGATCGAGAGGGCTTCGGGCGCGCTCGATGCGGCGCGCCAAGGAGTCGAGCCCGGCATCGATGCCGGCGATGAAGCGCTCGTGCATCGCCCGCTCTTTCTCGCGGCGCTCCGCTGAGCGGCACAGAAGAAAGGTCTCCGATCCATCGGGGCCGGGGCAGAGCTTGACCTCGATCCCCTCACGCACCGTCGTCCAGTCGCGGGCCTCGGCGATCTGGCGGCTCCACTTCTTGACGTCTCCTCGGTGAGTCCCGATGAGGTAGCGCCGGCCGCTCTGCTGGAGCCAGGCGATATTCTCGGCACTGGTCATCCCGCGGTCCATGACCCAGATCCTCTGCGCCAGGCCGTAGCGCGACTCCATCGCCGCCACGATCTCCTCGACGGTCGTGACATCAACGCGATTGCCGGGAAAGGCCTCGTAACCCAGGGGGATCCCCTCGCGCGTGACGACCAGAGCGATGCAGACCTGCTTGCAATCGGGACGGTGATCGCGGCTGTAGCCGCGCTGCGCCAGAGGGTTCGCCTCGGCCAACCCCTCGAAGTATGTGCTCGTCACATCGTAAAGCAGCAGGTCGTACTCGACTCCGAAGAGCTCCCCGAGTCGCTGCACGAGGTGTTGCTCGATCGCCCTCTTGTGCGGCAGCAGATGATCCAGAGCCCGGTAGAGCCGATGATCGTCGAGCTTCTCAGCCGGCAACCCCAGCAAGTCCTCGAGAGCCGTCTTCCGGTACCAATCCTCCGCAATGTGCAGCTCGCTTGACGGCTCGCACAACCGGGCGATCACCAGCACCTCGGCCATCGCAGACCACGGGATCGCTTCCCGCCCTTCCGGTAAGAGCCCCGCACAGATCTCCTCCAGCCGAAGGGCCCGCCACAGCGTCCACCCCAACCACACGTCACCGAAGGCGCGGCCTCTCTCCAGACGGATCTTGTTCAGACGAACCGGGACCGGCGCCTCGTCTCTGCCGCCATCCTCGAAAAGCTCGCGCTGGTCGCCGCGACCCGTGATCGTCCGAGCCAGCGCACGCGCCTTCGCGCGTCCCTGAGCATCCAGCTCCCCCAGCTGCGCCACCGTCTCCTGGACAACCTTGCCGTTGCGCCGCACGGAACGGACCAGACGCCAGTAGACGTGCCGCTTGCCGTCCTTGCGAACTGTCGAATGCCGAAGATACAAGACGGACTCCCTTCGCCGTGTTTATCGCAAGCCGGAGGAACTCCTTGCAAGAGGGTAGGTTGGCACTACATGGCGTTTCTGGAGTCGGTGAATTGAAATCAAAGAACTTACACCGCCAAACCGACTGAAAAAAAATCCGGCAGCACCACGAACTGGCGAAGTTAGGCTAGAGCCTCGCGCGCGGGAGACGATCTACCGCGCGGGCGGCTCGACCCACTCCCGCCACATCGGCGGAACCGATGGCTTCACGTCTGTTGTCGCCGTCCCTCGATTGAACACGAAGTGGAAAACCATCGAGCAGGGCACGCCGACGCCCATCTCTCCTCCGGGCGACATCGAGGTCCGGTAGACCGCCAGGAGGGCCGCTCGGTCGACATCCTGATTCCCGCTCCCCTTCAGACGGTTCACCTTGAGAAGGCGGCCGACCTCGTCGACCCGCGCCTCCATGATCACGTCGAGAGAGTCGTTCATCGCGGATGGAGGGACGGTCGGAACAGCGACGTTGCGGGCGACCGGCTGGCTGCGAGGGAGACGCGGGTGCTTGCCTCCCTCGACCTCGGCGATGAATCGGGCTCGGGCCGAGTCGAGGGCCGCGGAGCTGCGGGCGCAGAGGTAGATCTCCGAGAGTTGATCTTCCTTGGGAGTGAGCTGGATCGACCTTCCCTTCATGAAGTCCCCGACGCTGTCCGCGATTGTGGCCTGGATGAGCGGCGGCTTCGGGCAGTCGGGCCCCTTTGAGTAGGGCGTGCCGAACTCCCTCCCGGAAGTGAGCCGGCAGATCCTCTGGCGCGGGATGTAGTACATGACGGCGCTCCACGGTATCCAGAGCGGCTTCCCCTGATCGAAGACCAGGATGGCCTCGGTCCGGAAGCTCCCGCACTCGGGAATCAGCTCCCAGGTCACCTGCGTCGGCCGGGTCCGGACGCTCACATATGCCGTCTGCCAGCGCAGATCATCGTGTCCCAAAGTCAGCTCGCACGTCGGACAGGCGAGGCTGTCGGCGCCCTCGGGGCGCTCGATCCGCTCAGTCTGGCAGACAGGGCAGAGCCAGGTCTCGCTCTGGGCCCGCGAGATTCCCGAAGGGACAAGAAGAGCCGCGAGCAGCAGGATGAGAGGGATCAACGCTCCGAGGCTCGACGGGGTCTTCTGCGACAGCAGCAATGGGGAGGACTTGCTCAAGAGCCGCTCCTTTCCGGTTGGTCGACGATCTCTTCTGTGGAAACACGCGAACCAGCTCAACGTTCCCACAAAGGAAGGGCCTGGGTCCACGGCAAGCTCCAAGCTTGCGCATCCTCTCGATGTTCGCCCCGCTCCGTCCGGGGGCGTTTGCTTCTGTCCAGGATCGTCCTCTTCTGCCACCGCAGGCCTACCTTCCCCGCTTCCGGGCCCCGAGCCAGCGGTCGAACCAGTCCGCAATCCTCTCGAGACGCTCGATCCTGCGATCGGGGCGCCCCCCCCGGCTCATCCCGTGGGACTCCTCGGGGTATCGATGGAGGCAGACCGGCACCTTTCGGACTTTGAGGGCCGCGTACCATTGCTCCGCCTGCTCGACGGGGCAGCGCTGGTCGTTCTCCTGATGCTCGATCAGGGTCGGCGTGCGGACGGAATCGGCGTAGGAGATCGGGGACATCCTCAGGTAGTTCGCTGGATCCTGCCAGGCCTGCCTGCCGCCGAACACTCTCGACCAGGCGAATCCGAAGTCGCTCGACCCGCTGAAGCTCATGAGGTTCGAGATGCTGCGCTGGGTCACCGCCGCGGCGAAGCGGTCCGTATGCCCGATGATCCAGTTCGTCATGTACCCTCCGTAGCTTCCGCCGGCGACTCCCAGCCGGCGCCGGTCGATCGCCGGATAGCGGCGCAGCGCCTCATCGACGAAGAGCATGAGATCGGAGTAGTCGACCGAGCCCCAATTGTTGTGGATCGCCGCGAGGTGTTTCGCTCCGTATCCGGTCCCTCCGCGGGGGTTCGAGTAGAGGACCGTGTACCCGCGGGCCGCCAGACACTGGAACTCGTGGAAGTAGACCCTTCCGTATTGCATTCCGGGGCCGCCGTGGATGTAGAGGACCGCCGGTCTCTTGGCGCCGCTTCTTCTCCCTGCCGCGGCGCGTCCGGGGAGCGCCCACCCCTGGAGGCGATGGCGCCCCTTGCCCCTGAACCAGAACTCTTCGGGCATGGCGATCGTCTTCTTCTCAAGCCAGGCGTTCCATGTGGTCATGTGGCGCGCGACCTGGGATTCGCGCACCGAGAAGACATAGAGCTCGCCGGGGGAACGGGGATCCGAGAGCGCCGCGTAGACGTAGCCCGAGCCGAAGTCGATGTCGTAATCGATCACCGCGCCGCGGCGGGCGATCACCGGGACCGGCCTCCGTTCGCGGACATGCACGCGCCAGACCTCGGTGTTCCCCTCGTTGCTGATCAGGAAGTGGATCCACTGGCTGTCGGGAGACCAGATCGGCGGCTTCGTCTCGCCGAGGCCGTAGGTGTCGCTCAGCGTCGTGGCGCGGCAGCTTCGGTCCAGATGGGCGGTCAGCTCGACCGGCCTGCCGCCCCTGGTGGGGGCCAGCCAGAGCTTCGTGTGCCCCAAGTCCCATGACGCGTCCGGGTCCTCGCGGCCGAGGAACGCGATCCAGCGTCCATCGGGACTCAACGAGAAACTGCTCGAGGGACCGGCGAACGTCCTCACCTTCTCGATCGGTCCGCCCTTCCCCGGGACTCGCCAGATGTCCTCGCGCATGAAATCGATGTCCGGATCCTCGGCTCGATTGCTGCCGAAGAAGATCCACTTCCCATCAGGAGAGAACACGGGCTGGGTCTCGTCATAGCGGTCGTCGGACGTGATGGGCTTGCCGCGTCCCGTCTTGGCATCCACGACCCAGATGTGCGAGCGCCCCTTGGGCATGAAGCCCAGGCCGTCGAGCTTGAAGACGATTCGCTCGAAGCTTCGGACCTTCGGAGTCTCCTGGCCCGGCAGGCCGCGCTTCTTCTTCTCCTCGCGGTCCTTCGCCTCTTCGTCCTGTGGGACGAAAGTCAGGGCGATCTTCTTGCCGTTCGGGGAGAAGACGAAATCGGTCACGCTCCCTGCCAGCCTGGTGAGTTGGCTCGCCTCGCCTCCGTCGGTCGGGATCGTCCAGATCTCCGTCTTCCCGGATCGCGTTGAGAGGAACGCCAGGGTCTTGCCGTCGGGCGAGAAACGAGGGGACGTCTCGTTGTCCTTCCCGCGCGTGAACTGTCGCGGCTCCCCGCCGCGGGCGGGCACCATCCACAGATGGCTCTGGGCCTTGAGCGTCTCCTTGTCCGATCTGCTGACGGTGACCGCGATCTCCTGGCCGTCCGGCGACAGGCGGCACTCCGTGGGTTGCTGGATCTGGTATAGGTCCTGAGGAGTGATTCTCCTTGCCATCGTTTGCTCCCTTCGCTCGGCGGGGACGCCGGATCGCACGAACAAGAGGGAAGTCTACCCCTGCGAGTCGGCGGGGCCAAGGCCAACGGCGGGAAGAAGGCGCGTCGGATCGGGCCGCCGGACTCTTCAGCGGGCGCGCGCGGCGGGGACGCGCATGGGGCGGGCAGCCGGCACGCTCCTCCCATCCCCCCTTTCCAGCCCCGGACGGTCGAGCGATAATCGCCTCTGCCGGAGCTGATGGAGGTGTCGCATGCCGACCTACGACTATCGGTGCAAGGAGTGCGGAAAGAGCTTCTCGGTCTCCATGACGATCAAGGAGCACGATCGTCGGAGGCCGAAGTGCCCGAAATGCTCATCATCGAAGGTCCAGCAGAAGATCTCGATCTTCCACGCGATCACTTCGAAGAAGAGCTGAATCCGGTGGCCGGGGAGCTACGCGGACTGCGCGCCCTCGTGCTCGGAGGCACGGGCCTCATCGGCTCCCACATCGTGGCGTCCCTTCTCGAGAGGGGATGCTCCGTTCGGATTCTGAGCAGAGCGGGACAGGCGAAGAGGGCGCCCGCGCTTGATGGCCTCTCCCCGTTGGAGATGCTCGCCGGCTCCCTGGAGGACGCCGCCTCCCTCCGCGCCGCGCTCGATGGCATGGACCTTCTCTTTCACGCCGCCGGGCCTTATCCGACGAGGCATCTCGGGATGGGGAGGATGATCCGCCGGGCCGTGACGGAGATGGAGACTCTCCTCGACATCTGCCGGGACCTCGCGCCCT
Encoded proteins:
- a CDS encoding D-alanine--D-alanine ligase, which encodes MVPAAATRYRIGLLFGGRSPEHEISITTAASIAKEADPTRIDVVPIYISREGRWLRLAGSGPLALLAGRLATEQDIADLKRQEVILSGADRASLVSVEDRRADPERIDALFPALHGQGGEDGSVQGLARLADLPCVGAGILGSALGMDKVSMKRIAASEGIPVPSFVGFTREEWAGKSAAIRDAIWGKLQPPVFVKPSGAGSSVGITKVGRPSDLDDAVREAGRYDYRLIVEQGIDGREMEVGLLGNDEPEASVVGEIIPSREFYDYRDKYYEEASRVVIPADIPREIADRIRGHAIAAFRALDLSGMARADFLLERETGAIYFNEVNTIPGFTPISMYPMLWRASGVTYRDLITRLVELAVGRHRSTRVEAKPPPPR
- a CDS encoding IS1634 family transposase, whose amino-acid sequence is MYLRHSTVRKDGKRHVYWRLVRSVRRNGKVVQETVAQLGELDAQGRAKARALARTITGRGDQRELFEDGGRDEAPVPVRLNKIRLERGRAFGDVWLGWTLWRALRLEEICAGLLPEGREAIPWSAMAEVLVIARLCEPSSELHIAEDWYRKTALEDLLGLPAEKLDDHRLYRALDHLLPHKRAIEQHLVQRLGELFGVEYDLLLYDVTSTYFEGLAEANPLAQRGYSRDHRPDCKQVCIALVVTREGIPLGYEAFPGNRVDVTTVEEIVAAMESRYGLAQRIWVMDRGMTSAENIAWLQQSGRRYLIGTHRGDVKKWSRQIAEARDWTTVREGIEVKLCPGPDGSETFLLCRSAERREKERAMHERFIAGIDAGLDSLARRIERARSPLDREMIGRQIGRLLERNSRAAGRNQIRLLKDSSRSSKLRLAWTVHAEWEEWARSSEGCYILRTNISDWTPETLWSTYIQLTDAEAAFRIHKSDLSLRPIWHQKPERVQAHILVCFLAYVLWKTLEQWQCRAGLGKALARFSMNSLVSKAQTSSSPSLTPPGASCASAASCDPRKLRRSCWTAWV
- a CDS encoding energy transducer TonB, whose protein sequence is MSKSSPLLLSQKTPSSLGALIPLILLLAALLVPSGISRAQSETWLCPVCQTERIERPEGADSLACPTCELTLGHDDLRWQTAYVSVRTRPTQVTWELIPECGSFRTEAILVFDQGKPLWIPWSAVMYYIPRQRICRLTSGREFGTPYSKGPDCPKPPLIQATIADSVGDFMKGRSIQLTPKEDQLSEIYLCARSSAALDSARARFIAEVEGGKHPRLPRSQPVARNVAVPTVPPSAMNDSLDVIMEARVDEVGRLLKVNRLKGSGNQDVDRAALLAVYRTSMSPGGEMGVGVPCSMVFHFVFNRGTATTDVKPSVPPMWREWVEPPAR
- a CDS encoding S9 family peptidase; this translates as MARRITPQDLYQIQQPTECRLSPDGQEIAVTVSRSDKETLKAQSHLWMVPARGGEPRQFTRGKDNETSPRFSPDGKTLAFLSTRSGKTEIWTIPTDGGEASQLTRLAGSVTDFVFSPNGKKIALTFVPQDEEAKDREEKKKRGLPGQETPKVRSFERIVFKLDGLGFMPKGRSHIWVVDAKTGRGKPITSDDRYDETQPVFSPDGKWIFFGSNRAEDPDIDFMREDIWRVPGKGGPIEKVRTFAGPSSSFSLSPDGRWIAFLGREDPDASWDLGHTKLWLAPTRGGRPVELTAHLDRSCRATTLSDTYGLGETKPPIWSPDSQWIHFLISNEGNTEVWRVHVRERRPVPVIARRGAVIDYDIDFGSGYVYAALSDPRSPGELYVFSVRESQVARHMTTWNAWLEKKTIAMPEEFWFRGKGRHRLQGWALPGRAAAGRRSGAKRPAVLYIHGGPGMQYGRVYFHEFQCLAARGYTVLYSNPRGGTGYGAKHLAAIHNNWGSVDYSDLMLFVDEALRRYPAIDRRRLGVAGGSYGGYMTNWIIGHTDRFAAAVTQRSISNLMSFSGSSDFGFAWSRVFGGRQAWQDPANYLRMSPISYADSVRTPTLIEHQENDQRCPVEQAEQWYAALKVRKVPVCLHRYPEESHGMSRGGRPDRRIERLERIADWFDRWLGARKRGR
- a CDS encoding zinc ribbon domain-containing protein, producing the protein MPTYDYRCKECGKSFSVSMTIKEHDRRRPKCPKCSSSKVQQKISIFHAITSKKS